A genomic segment from candidate division WOR-3 bacterium encodes:
- a CDS encoding DUF192 domain-containing protein, whose translation MFRRSMAPDSGMLFVFDSNDLQRFWMKNTLIPLSIAFITSDSLITDILEMAPLDTTTPYSSTRPVLYALEMNSGWFQSKGIKPGDTVRGIPYK comes from the coding sequence ATGTTCCGCCGCAGCATGGCCCCTGACTCAGGAATGCTCTTTGTGTTTGACTCGAATGATCTCCAGCGCTTCTGGATGAAGAACACGCTCATACCGTTGAGCATTGCCTTCATCACCAGCGACTCACTCATCACGGATATCCTCGAAATGGCCCCACTCGACACGACCACACCCTACAGCTCGACGAGGCCGGTTCTCTACGCGCTGGAGATGAACTCGGGCTGGTTCCAGTCCAAGGGCATCAAGCCCGGCGACACCGTCCGCGGCATTCCGTACAAGTAG